A DNA window from Malus domestica chromosome 12, GDT2T_hap1 contains the following coding sequences:
- the LOC103428947 gene encoding transcription elongation factor SPT6 homolog, with amino-acid sequence MGKAVVSDEEDEVELDEDDREPLHGDAVDDQDGGGDEDEDEEEEGPDEYEKDDFIVDDVDEDEEQEEEEERADSDEERQRKKKRKKKEEYVLDEDDYELLEDNNVIAPRRKAGKFKRLKKAQRHGVGEPGEFSDEEEFDGSGKGGRTAEEKLERSLFGHDEGTPFEDIVEEEEPEEAEDDGEVGEEDEMADFIVDEEFDETGTLVRQRKLKRKKSRQAPGVSSDALQEAHDIFGDVDELLQLRKQGLDSSEWRERKLEDEFEPIILSEKYMTEKDDQIRELDVPERVQVYEESTGSFPLDGISIDDESTWIYDQIASGTIPLFSKPGLANSISREDINRFLDLHHVQKLDIPYIAMYRKEDCLSLLKDPEHLELEDVNQNENEKSSGLKWHKVLWNIQDLDRKWLLLQKRKSALQSYYNKRFEEESRRIYDESRLTLNQQLFESIMKSLKAAESEREVDDVDTKFNLHFPPGEAGVDEGQYKRPKRKSLYSVCSKAGLWEVASKFGYSSEQFGLQLSLEKMRMDELEDAKETPEEMASNFTCAMFETPQAVLKGARHMAAVEISCEPCVRKYVRCNYLDTVELSTSPTPAGNAAIDAFHQFSGVKWLQRKPLNKFEDAQWLLIQKAEEEKLLQVTIKLPDDRLNKLISDFNEYYLSDGVSKSAQLWNEQRKLILQDALFSFLLPSMEKEARSLLTSRAKNWLLMEYGKVLWNKVSVRPYQRKENDNSSDDEPAPRVMACCWGPGKPATTFVMLDSSGEILDVLYTGSLTLRSHNVNDQQRKKNDQERVLKFMTDHQPQVAVLGAVNLSCVRLKDDIYEIIFKMVEENPRDVGHDMDGLSIVYGDESLARLYENSRISSDQLPAQQGIVKRAVALGRNLQNPLAMVATLCGPGREILSWKLNPFENFLTPDEKYVMVEQVMVDVTNQVGLDINLAISHEWLFAPLQFISGLGPRKAASLQRSLVRSGAIFTRKDLVNPHGLGRKVFVNASGFLRVRRSGLAASSSQYIDLLDDTRIHPEYYIIAQDLAKDVYDVDGNNDDEDLEMAIEHVRDRPSYLKNLDVEAYAKSKKLENKIQTFYDIRRELIQGFQDLRKQYEEPSQDEEFYMISGETEDTLAEGRIVQATVRRVQGQRAICALESGLTGMLMKEDYSDDSRDMELSDRLNEGDILTCKIKSIQKNRYQVFLSCRESEMRNNRYQNTQNLDTYYHEDRRSLQSEQDKAHKEKELAKKHFKPRMIVHPRFQNITADEAMKFLSDKDPGESIIRPSSRGPSYLTLTLKVYDGVYAHKDIVEGGKDHKDITSLLRIGKTLKIGEDTFEDLDEVMDRYVDPLVAHLKAILNYRKFRKGTKQEVDELLKIEKLEYPMRIVYSFGISHEHPGTFILTYIRSTNPHHEYVGLYPKGFKFRKRMFEDIDRLLAYFQRHIDDPQHESGPSIRSVAAMVPMRSPAAGGSSGASVGSGWGGSTNEGGWRGQSFDGDRSSTPSSRTGRSDHRNGGSRDGHPSGLPRPYGGRGRGRGAYNNRGNSTGNERQDSGYDAPAWGSDSKDGDDGLGNFPGAKIQNSPGREAFPGGWGAGGSGSGGGGSSWGGGAGSSGNDAWGGAADNGTSGWGSDAKKKGSGDGDSGWGSEPKKSTQSQSGNRWSGTDGGGGW; translated from the exons ATGGGCAAAGCTGTTGTCTCTGACGAAGAAG ATGAGGTCGAGCTCGACGAGGACGACAGGGAACCTCTTCACGGCGATGCTGTCGATGACCAGGATGGCGGCGGCGACGAGGACGAGGACGAGGAAGAAG AAGGGCCAGATGAATATGAGAAGGATGATTTTATAGTAGATGATGTAGACGAAGACGAGGagcaagaggaggaagaagagagagcaGACAGTGATGAAGAGCGgcagaggaagaaaaaaagaaagaaaaa AGAGGAGTATGTCCTTGATGAAGATGACTATGAGCTCCTTGAGGACAATAATGTAATTGCACCCCGAAGGAAGGCT GGGAAATTTAAGCGTCTGAAAAAAGCTCAGAGGCATGGTGTGGGGGAGCCTGGTGAATTTTCTGACGAGGAGGAGTTTGATGGTAGTGGTAAAGGTGGAAGAACTGCAGAGGAGAAACTTGAGCGCAGCTTATTTGGTCATGATGAAG GTACTCCATTTGAGGATATTGTTGAAGAGGAGGAACCAGAAGAAGCAGAAGATGATGGAGAAGTTGGTGAAGAGGATGAAATGGCAGACTTTATAGTTGATGAAGAGTTTGATGAGACTGGGACTCTTGTGAG ACAGAGGAAGCTTAAGAGAAAAAAGTCCAGGCAGGCACCAGGAGTATCATCAGATGCTTTGCAGGAAGCTCATGACATATTTGGTGATGTTGATGAATTACTACAGCTCCGTAAGCAAGGTTTGGATTCCAGTGAATGGAGGGAAAGGAAGCTTGAGgatgaatttgaaccaattATTCTTTCTGAAAAGTATATGACAGAGAAGGATGACCAGATTCGGGAGCTTGATGTTCCGGAAAGAGTGCAG GTATACGAGGAAAGCACTGGTTCTTTTCCACTGGATGGAATTAGTATAGACGATGAGAGTACCTGGATATATGATCAAATTGCAAGTGGTACAATACCTTTGTTTAGCAAGCCAGGCTTGGCGAATTCTATAAGCAGGGAAGATATCAACAGATTTTTGGACTTGCATCATGTGCAGAAGCTGGAC ATTCCTTATATTGCTATGTATCGGAAAGAGGATTGCCTTAGTTTATTGAAAGATCCTGAACATCTTGAATTGGAAGATGTAAATCAGAATGAAAATGAGAAATCGTCTGGGCTAAAGTGGCACAAG GTACTTTGGAATATTCAGGACTTAGACAGAAAATGGCTGCTGCTTCAGAAACGAAAAAGTGCTTTGCAATCTTACTACAATAAGCGATTTGAGGAAGAATCCCGACGTATATATGATGAGAGCAGACTTACATTGAATCAACAACTTTTTGAGTCAATCATGAAGTCGCTCAAGGCTGCAGAATCGGAGAGAGAGGTTGATGATGTTGACACCAAGTTTAACTTGCATTTCCCTCCAGGTGAGGCTGGAGTGGATGAGGGACAATATAAGAGGCCCAAGAGGAAATCTCTTTACAGTGTCTGCAGTAAGGCTGGCCTGTGGGAAGTTGCAAGCAAATTTGGTTATAGCTCTGAGCAGTTTGGACTGCAATTGTCTCTAGAAAAAATG AGAATGGATGAGTTGGAGGATGCGAAGGAGACACCGGAGGAGATGGCGTCGAACTTCACATGTGCAATGTTTGAGACACCTCAAGCTGTGCTCAAAGGGGCTAGGCATATG GCAGCTGTTGAGATAAGTTGTGAGCCGTGTGTCAGGAAGTATGTTCGATGCAACTACTTGGATACCGTTGAGTTATCGACAAGCCCCACACCTGCTGGAAATGCGGCAATAGATGCTTTTCATCAGTTCTCTGGCGTGAAGTGGTTGCAAAGAAAGCCATTAAATAAATTTGAGGATGCACAATGGCTGCTTATCCAGAAGGCTGAGGAGGAGAAGCTTCTTCAGGTTACTATTAAGTTGCCAGACGACAGACTAAATAAGTTGATAAGCGACTTTAATGAGTACTATCTTAGTGATGGTGTCAGTAAGTCTGCACAACTATGGAATGAGCAACGGAAGTTGATATTGCAGGATGCTCTTTttagttttcttcttccttcaatgGAGAAAGAAGCAAGATCGCTGTTGACCAGTAGAGCAAAAAACTGGTTACTCATGGAATATGGAAAGGTTTTGTGGAATAAAGTCTCAGTGAGACCATACCAAAGGAAGGAAAATGATAATAGCTCGGACGATGAACCTGCACCTAGGGTTATGGCTTGCTGCTGGGGCCCTGGGAAGCCAGCAACCACTTTTGTGATGTTAGATTCATCTGGGGAGATTCTAGATGTACTTTACACGGGGTCCCTCACTTTACGCTCTCATAATGTTAATGATCAGCAACGAAAGAAAAATGATCAAGAACGTGTTCTGAAGTTCATGACTGATCATCAACCACAAGTCGCCGTCCTAGGAGCTGTTAACTTGTCTTGTGTTCGCCTAAAAGATGATATTTATGAG ATAATTTTTAAGATGGTGGAGGAAAATCCTAGAGATGTTGGCCATGATATGGATGGTTTAAGCATTGTATATGGGGATGAATCTTTGGCCCGCCTGTATGAAAATTCTCGGATTTCATCTGATCAGCTACCTGCACAACAAG GAATTGTCAAGAGGGCTGTGGCTCTTGGGCGTAATCTTCAAAATCCATTGGCAATGGTTGCCACACTTTGTGGACCAGGAAGAGAAATCTTATCTTGGAAACTCAATCCGTTTGAGAACTTTCTCACTCCAGATGAGAAGTATGTGATGGTTGAACAGGTCATGGTAGATGTCACGAACCAGGTAGGCCTTGATATCAATTTGGCTATAAGCCATGAATGGTTATTTGCAcctttgcaattcatttctggGCTTGGACCTAGAAAGGCGGCATCTTTGCAGAGATCATTGGTAAGATCTGGTGCAATATTTACTCGAAAGGATTTGGTGAACCCACACGGGCTTGGTAGAAAGGTATTTGTTAATGCATCCGGTTTCTTACGTGTTCGGCGGAGTGGATTGGCTGCTAGCAGCAGCCAATATATTGATCTGTTGGATGATACGAGAATTCATCCAGAATACTATATAATTGCGCAAGACTTGGCCAAAGATGTTTATGATGTGGATGGTAACAACgatgatgaggatttggagaTGGCTATAGAACACGTCCGGGATCGACCTAGTTATCTAAAAAACCTTGATGTTGAAGCTTATGCTAAAAGTAAAAAGCTTGAGAATAAGATACAAACATTTTATGATATAAGGAGAGAATTAATACAGGGTTTTCAGGATTTGCGTAAACAATATGAAGAACCAAGCCAGGATGAAGAATTCTATATGATTTCAGGTGAAACCGAGGATACCCTTGCTGAAGGTAGAATTGTACAGGCTACAGTTCGCAGGGTGCAAGGTCAGAGGGCAATCTGTGCTCTTGAATCTGGATTAACTGGCATGCTTATGAAAGAAGATTATTCAGATGATTCAAGAGATATGGAATTGTCTGACAGACTGAATGAGGGCGACATTCTCACTTGCAAGATCAAATCCATTCAAAAGAATAGGTATCAAGTTTTCCTAAGTTGTAGAGAGAGTGAGATGAGAAATAACCGTTATCAGAACACTCAGAATCTTGATACCTATTACCATGAAGACCGAAGAAGCCTACAGAGTGAGCAAGATAAAGCTCATAAGGAGAAAGAGCTTGCAAAGAAGCATTTCAAGCCAAGGATGATTGTTCATCCTCGCTTCCAAAATATAACTGCAGATGAAGCAATGAAG TTCTTGTCTGATAAGGATCCTGGGGAAAGTATCATTCGTCCCAGTTCCCGCGGGCCTTCGTATTTAACCTTGACTCTCAAGGTTTATGATGGAGTATATGCTCACAAAGACATTGTTGAAGGTGGAAAGGATCATAAGGATATCACGAGCTTACTCCGCATTGGGAAGACTTTGAAAATTGGGGAGGACACTTTTGAGGATTTGGATGAG GTAATGGATCGTTATGTTGATCCCTTGGTAGCTCACTTGAAGGCAATTCTAAATTATCGCAAGTTCAGGAAGGGAACAAAACAAGAAGTCGACGAACTTTTGAAGATTGAGAAATTGGAGTATCCTATGAGGATAGTTTATTCTTTTGGGATATCGCATGAACATCCAGGCACTTTCATCCTGACCTATATACGGAGTACAAATCCACACCATGAGTATGTTGGTCTATATCCAAAGGGATTCAAATTCAGAAAAAGGATGTTTGAAGACATTGATCGGCTTTTAGCATATTTTCAGCGCCATATTGATGACCCTCAGCATGAGTCAGGACCATCTATTAGATCAGTCGCTGCTATGGTGCCGATGCGAAGCCCTGCAGCTGGGGGTTCTTCAGGGGCATCTGTGGGCAGTGGCTGGGGTGGATCAACTAATGAGGGTGGTTGGAGAGGCCAGTCTTTTGATGGGGATCGGTCATCTACACCGAGTTCACGAACAG